The Algoriphagus sanaruensis genome window below encodes:
- a CDS encoding sensor histidine kinase: MEKLKLKRIGILIGLTLAISILVQGWRLVNQFEVIQTQLISDIQQSLDNAVENYFAELAKTDVIAMTDLPTGNFQFSSDSLPDPHQITKIQVDRLDSTGGFLDRVTKSNRIFETIEKMESGGFDSAFWSSLEMDSTSSLVLMDSSRKIALDQKNRVQVFFGKDQADSINNLKIFTSKIIISITRDSLDFDKINALLFNELDRRSITINYRLYQLSGDAKAYSVILNSKEKMPFQVTSRSTFLPPGQILEMHFENTATTILRRGLIEILTSVLFLVLISFAFYYLYQTIKNQKEIAEIKQDLIANITHEFKTPIATTLSAIEGILQFNPENDLQKTNRYLGISKTQMLKLNQMVEKLLETATLDSDQLIMKKEPIEPEPLLRQLVQKFQTLAPEKQIDLTIPSHCKPIFADPFHFENVLSNLLDNAVKYGGDQIRISLDQNGMHKIRIYDNGGNISPEQKERVFEQFYRIPKGDLHDVKGFGIGLYYVKKILEKHEGKIELETGKNSTTFITYWP; the protein is encoded by the coding sequence GTGGAAAAACTGAAACTCAAACGAATCGGAATTTTAATCGGGCTCACCTTGGCCATCAGCATTCTAGTTCAAGGCTGGAGACTGGTCAATCAGTTTGAGGTTATCCAAACCCAGCTTATCAGCGATATTCAACAGAGTTTGGATAATGCGGTCGAGAATTACTTTGCGGAGTTGGCCAAAACAGATGTGATTGCAATGACAGACCTGCCAACTGGAAATTTTCAATTCAGTTCGGATAGTCTTCCTGATCCTCACCAAATCACCAAAATCCAGGTTGACCGCCTAGATAGTACTGGGGGATTTTTGGATCGAGTCACCAAAAGCAATCGAATCTTTGAGACCATAGAAAAAATGGAAAGCGGCGGATTTGACTCTGCGTTTTGGAGTTCCTTGGAGATGGATTCGACCTCAAGTCTGGTTTTGATGGATTCATCGAGAAAAATAGCCTTAGATCAAAAAAACAGAGTACAGGTATTTTTCGGAAAAGACCAAGCTGACAGCATCAATAACTTAAAGATTTTCACCAGCAAAATCATCATCTCGATCACCCGGGACAGTTTGGATTTTGACAAAATCAATGCACTGTTATTTAACGAACTGGACCGAAGAAGTATCACTATCAACTATAGACTCTATCAGCTTTCGGGAGATGCCAAGGCCTACAGCGTCATATTGAATTCCAAGGAAAAAATGCCTTTTCAGGTAACTTCTCGATCCACTTTTCTCCCACCGGGACAGATTTTGGAAATGCATTTTGAGAATACGGCCACGACCATTCTTCGAAGAGGATTAATAGAAATCCTGACTTCGGTTCTATTTCTTGTGCTCATCTCTTTTGCCTTTTACTACCTCTATCAAACGATCAAAAACCAGAAGGAAATCGCCGAAATCAAGCAGGATCTGATCGCCAATATCACGCACGAATTCAAAACTCCAATCGCCACCACGCTATCTGCAATTGAAGGAATACTACAATTCAATCCGGAAAATGATCTTCAAAAAACCAACCGCTACTTGGGCATCTCCAAAACCCAAATGCTAAAACTGAATCAAATGGTGGAAAAACTATTAGAAACTGCCACCTTGGATTCAGATCAATTGATCATGAAGAAGGAGCCAATCGAGCCCGAACCGCTTTTGCGGCAGTTGGTCCAAAAGTTCCAGACTTTGGCTCCGGAAAAACAGATTGACTTGACAATTCCCTCCCATTGCAAACCCATTTTCGCAGATCCGTTTCACTTCGAAAACGTGCTCTCCAATCTCCTCGATAATGCCGTGAAATATGGTGGGGATCAGATCCGAATAAGCTTGGATCAAAACGGAATGCACAAAATCCGAATCTACGACAATGGAGGAAATATCAGCCCAGAACAAAAGGAAAGGGTATTTGAGCAATTTTACCGTATCCCCAAGGGAGATTTACACGACGTAAAGGGCTTTGGAATTGGCTTGTATTACGTGAAAAAGATTCTCGAAAAGCACGAGGGCAAAATCGAACTGGAGACAGGAAAGAATTCAACCACCTTTATTACTTACTGGCCATGA
- a CDS encoding GLPGLI family protein, with protein sequence MKIKLVLIAALSLLSMVHLFAQGLTGRAYYKSSSAFRFEMDSSKMAPEQMAEIQAQLKKQMEREYVLSFNPIESNWKQVESLGGGPATASSGGMQIVINTGSQDRVLYKNVADQTYEQEQDVMGKEFLIKDALEVAEWELSDETKKIGNYTAQKATYSRIIDSQRFSTGMTEMENVKDTIQVVAWFTPDIPVPHGPENFFGLPGLILEVQSSGRTLICEKIELNPSAEPVAIVRPKRGKEVTREEFRAMQEEGMKQMMNRYQGKPGDGNQFTIRIGN encoded by the coding sequence ATGAAAATCAAATTAGTACTAATCGCTGCATTGAGCCTTCTTAGTATGGTTCATCTTTTTGCCCAAGGACTTACCGGAAGAGCCTATTACAAATCTTCCTCGGCCTTCAGATTTGAAATGGATTCTTCGAAAATGGCCCCTGAACAAATGGCTGAAATCCAGGCACAGCTTAAAAAGCAAATGGAGCGTGAATATGTCCTTTCTTTCAACCCGATTGAATCCAACTGGAAGCAGGTGGAAAGCTTGGGAGGTGGACCTGCTACAGCTTCCTCTGGTGGAATGCAAATCGTGATCAACACTGGTAGCCAAGATCGGGTATTGTACAAAAATGTCGCAGATCAAACCTACGAGCAGGAACAAGATGTGATGGGAAAGGAATTTTTGATCAAAGATGCGCTTGAGGTAGCTGAATGGGAATTGTCCGATGAAACCAAGAAAATAGGAAACTATACCGCTCAAAAAGCAACTTATTCTCGAATTATCGACTCCCAGCGTTTTTCTACAGGTATGACCGAAATGGAAAATGTGAAAGATACCATTCAAGTGGTGGCTTGGTTTACTCCGGATATCCCTGTGCCTCATGGTCCTGAAAATTTCTTCGGCCTTCCGGGTTTGATTTTGGAGGTACAAAGCTCAGGTAGAACCTTGATCTGTGAGAAAATCGAATTGAATCCTTCCGCCGAACCTGTGGCGATAGTCCGTCCGAAGCGTGGAAAAGAAGTAACTCGTGAAGAATTCCGAGCCATGCAGGAGGAAGGAATGAAGCAGATGATGAACC